In the Oryza glaberrima chromosome 6, OglaRS2, whole genome shotgun sequence genome, one interval contains:
- the LOC127775948 gene encoding uncharacterized protein LOC127775948 — MAPPGSRRWACVRVMAGTILGGALGFYVMHRLETSHKAKMEERLRRYEARMSMAAKGKEEEEAQQRLQDEAAPQHKDQARLLPDS; from the exons ATGGCGCCACCGGGGTCGCGGCGGTGGGCGTGCGTGCGGGTGATGGCCGGGACCAtcctcggcggcgcgctcggCTTCTACGTCATGCACCGCCTCGAGACCTCTCACAAG GCGAAGATGGAGGAGAGGCTGCGCAGGTATGAGGCGCGCATGAGCATGGCCGccaaggggaaggaggaggaggaggcgcagcagcggctgcaggacgaggcggcgccgcAGCACAAGGACCAGGCCCGGCTCTTGCCGGACTCATGA